A region of the Pseudarthrobacter phenanthrenivorans Sphe3 genome:
CGGCCCTGCAGAACCGGGGCGTGAAGGTGGGCATGATCACCGGGGACGCCCGGCAGGTGGCGCAGGCCGTGGCCGAGGACCTGGACATCGACGAGGTGTTCGCCGAAGTTCTGCCCGCGGACAAGGACAAGAAAGTGGCCGAGCTGCAGGCGCGCGGGCTGAAAGTGGCCATGGTGGGCGACGGCGTCAACGACTCCCCGGCCCTGGCCCGCGCCGAGGTGGGCATCGCCATTGGCGCCGGAACGGATGTGGCAATGGAATCCGCAGGAGTGGTTCTCGCCGGGAACGACCCGCGGGCCGTGCTCTCCATGGTGGACCTGTCCCGCGCCAGCTACCGGAAGATGTGGCAGAACCTGGTGTGGGCCACCGGCTACAACATCCTGTCCGTGCCGCTGGCCGCCGGCGTCCTGGCGTTCGCCGGGGTGGCGCTCTCCCCCGCAGCCGCTGCCGTCCTGATGTCCGCGTCCACTATCGTGGTGGCGTTGAACGCCCAGCTGCTGCGGCGGGTGAAACTCAACCCGTCCGAGGTACGTTGATAGGACAGAGCCGGAGCCAGCCCCGAACGAAGGAGGGAACAGCATGACCGCACGCATCCGCGTCCTGCCGGCAGCCCTCCTCCGGGCGGGGCTGCTCGCCGCGGTCCTGGCGATCGTGGCCGGAATCTTCGGGATGCACGTCATGACGGCGAACCACGCGTCGGGACACGGCGCCGCAGCAGCCGCGCAGCCCGCGGACGGGCACTTTGCCGGGGACGCCGCCGTCGCGCATTCCCACGCCGGGCACCTGGCCGGGCACGCCGCCGTCGCACACGGCGATAGTGCGGGAGCCGCCGCCGCTTCCTTGGCAGGCGGGTCCTTTTCCGCGCTCGAATCCTGCGGCTCGGCCTGCCCTGATGCCCAGGAGTCCGGCGCATCCTGCATCCCCTTGGGCAAGACCGGTTCGCTGGCTGCTTTCCCGCCCCCGGCAAGCCCCGCGGCGCATCTTGAACCCCGCGTGGCGGTTTCCGCGGCCGTGGGATACTCCTACATTCCGTCAGGGCCTACGCCCTGCGAGTTGTCCATCAGCAGAACGTAAACGGAACTGAGCGGCGTGGCTGTCCGCGCCCTACTACGCCCAGTTCACCTACTTTCCTGAAGGACCAAGAAAAAATGAACACCAAGATCAAGACCCTGTCCGTCGCTGCCTTCCTGGCGGCCTCGCTCGGCCTCGCGGGCTGCGGCGCCGACTCCGGCAGCTCCGGCACCAACACCATGCCCATGAACCACGGCAGCTCCGCGCCCATGTCCAGCATGATGCCGGACGCCAGTGCCGACCATAACCAGGCGGATATCGCGTTTTCCCAGATGATGATTCCGCATCACGCGCAGGCCGTGGAGATGAGCGACATGATCCTGGCCAAGCCGGACATGCCCGCGGACGTCACCGCCCTGGCCACCAAGATCAAGGACGCGCAGGCGCCGGAGATTGAGTTGATGACCGGCTGGCTGGAGGGCTGGAACGTGCCCACCATGATGACCGACCACTCCGGCCACGGCATGGGCGGCATGGTTGACTCGCAGGGAATGGAGAAGCTCAAGGCGGCGCAGGGGACCGAAGCCGTCCGGCTCTTCCTGGAGCACATGATCGGGCACCACGAAGGCGCCGTGGACATGGCGCAGCAGGAGATCGGGGCGGGCAAGCACCCGGAGAGCATCCAGCTGGCCCGGGACATCATCTCGGCCCAGGAAGCGGAGATCGCCCAGATGAAGGAGATGCTGGCGGCGCTCTGACCCCGCCCCTCCCCCTCCCCTCCCCGGACGCTCTCTCACTTGATGCGCGTTTCCCCCGGGCGGGTTCAAGGGGTTGTTGCAACACCTGAGTGATTGGGGTGTTGTTATGGGCTTTGGTCGGCCTGAGATGTTGCGTGAGGTGGTCCGGGTTTTCTGGGAGGCGAGGTCTTCTGGATCATCTGATGAGTTCGCCGCGGAGGCGGCCGGTCTTTCCCTGTCAGCGGCCCGGCTGATCGTCCGTCAGCATGGTGGAGTGAATCCTGGAATTAGGCCTGCCTGCCGACGGTTCTTGTCCTTTGATGAACGCGAGCTGATTGCCGTGTGGCGGGCGGCCGGGTGCGGGGTGCGTGAGATCGGCCGGCGTTTGGGCCGGAGCCCGTCCACGATCAGCAGGGAACTGGGCCGGAACATCCGTAATGAAGGCAAGCGCCCCTACCTGGCGTCCTCGGCCCAAAACCGGGCGCAGAAGCTGGCACGCAGGCCCAAGATCCGGAAGCTGGCTTCCAACGAGGCCTTGGCACTCTACGTCGCCGGGATGTTGACGGCCCGGGAACGGTTGTCCCCGGAACAGATCAGTGTCCGGCTGCGGATCGATTTCCCCGATGATGAGAGCATGCGCATCAGCCCCGAGACGATTTACCAGTGCATCTATATCCAGGGCCGCGGCGGGCTGAAGGCCGAGCTTGCCGCTGCCCTGCGGACGGGCCGGGCCGTGCGCCAACCGAACCGGCGGGCCGGGAACCGAAAGCCCCGGGTCCCGAAGGAACTGCTGATCAGCGAACGCCCCGCGGAGGCCGATGACCGGGCCGTGCCCGGACACTGGGAATCTCAATGTTTCTGTCAAGCCGCCTGAGCGGTGATGCGTGGCATTGGTTCCTGGTAGATGGTGTGGTCACGGAGCATCGCCCAGAGGACGTTGATGCGACGTCTGGCGAGGGCGATGAGGGCCTGTTTATGCGACTTTCCTTCTCCGCGCTTCCGGTCGTAATAGGTTCTTGAGGCCGCGCTGTTCTTCAAGCTGGAGAGGGCGGCGAGGTAACAGGTCCGCAGGAGCCTGCGGTTAAAGCGACGTGGTCGGTGCAGGTTCCCGCTGATTCGTCCGGAATCGCGCGGGACGGGAGCCAGCCCCGCGACGCTGGCGAGCCGGTCGACTGAGTCAAACGCGTCCAGGTTGCCGCCGATGTTCGCGAGAAAAGTAGCTGCGAGTACGGGGCCGAAGCCCGGCATGGTGAGCAAAACATCGGCGCTGTCGTGCTTCCCGAACAGGTCCGTGATCTGGGCATCGATGCCGGCGATCTCCGCATCGAGAGTGCTGATTTGCCCGGCCAGCCGGACGACCAGGGCAGAGCCTGTGGTCTGAGTTGGCAGTACGGTGTGCTGGGAGTTTGCGGCTATCAGTGCCTTCTCTGCCATCTTGGCACTATTGCGGCAGCCGCGTTTCCTCAGCCAACCGGTGAGCCGAGCTAGTCCGATCCGCCGGATGCCCTCGGGTGTCTGGTAGCCGCCCAGGAGGACCAGGGGCGCCTGTTTGGAGTAGTCGAACGCACGCTCGAGAGCCGGGAAATATTCCAGCAAGGTGGCGCGGAGCCTGTTGATCGCCCGGACACGGTCGCAGATCAGATCCGTACGGCGGGCGGTGAGGAGCCGCAGGTCAACGCTGATCTGGTCCGTGCGGCGGACTGGTTGGAGGTCCGTGCGCATCCGTGCCTGGTCAGCGATGATCCTGGCATCTTTCGCGTCGGTCTTGCCATCTCCGCGGTAGGTCTCCGCAGCGTGATGCACGATCCGTCCAGGTATATAGAGCAGTTGCTGGGCGTGCGCGGCCAACAACTCGATCAACAGGGCCGCTCCGCCGGAATTCAGATCCGTGGCCCAGCAGACTTCGCCCCCGGCCGCGATCTCCGCGATCGTGGCTATGAGTTCGAGCACTGCGTTTTCGTCGTTCTCGACCCGTTTCGAGAGCAGCACGGTCCCCGTCTGATCGATCACGACGCAATGATGTGCTCTTTTGCCTGAGTCGATTCCTACCCAGAATGCCGGCATGTT
Encoded here:
- a CDS encoding IS110 family RNA-guided transposase gives rise to the protein MPAFWVGIDSGKRAHHCVVIDQTGTVLLSKRVENDENAVLELIATIAEIAAGGEVCWATDLNSGGAALLIELLAAHAQQLLYIPGRIVHHAAETYRGDGKTDAKDARIIADQARMRTDLQPVRRTDQISVDLRLLTARRTDLICDRVRAINRLRATLLEYFPALERAFDYSKQAPLVLLGGYQTPEGIRRIGLARLTGWLRKRGCRNSAKMAEKALIAANSQHTVLPTQTTGSALVVRLAGQISTLDAEIAGIDAQITDLFGKHDSADVLLTMPGFGPVLAATFLANIGGNLDAFDSVDRLASVAGLAPVPRDSGRISGNLHRPRRFNRRLLRTCYLAALSSLKNSAASRTYYDRKRGEGKSHKQALIALARRRINVLWAMLRDHTIYQEPMPRITAQAA
- a CDS encoding DUF305 domain-containing protein, with translation MNTKIKTLSVAAFLAASLGLAGCGADSGSSGTNTMPMNHGSSAPMSSMMPDASADHNQADIAFSQMMIPHHAQAVEMSDMILAKPDMPADVTALATKIKDAQAPEIELMTGWLEGWNVPTMMTDHSGHGMGGMVDSQGMEKLKAAQGTEAVRLFLEHMIGHHEGAVDMAQQEIGAGKHPESIQLARDIISAQEAEIAQMKEMLAAL